The genomic window CGCCTGGTTGAGAGCCGCTGCGCGCCAACGGCTCGCGGACAAGCAGCGTACCGTCCCCTTCGAGTCGGCAGAGGACCTGCAACGATTCTTCCGTGAATGCGACGCATTGGAGGGACCCAAGGTGGAGCCGGACTGGGAGGAGCACCTTGAGGTCATCAATGAATCCCGGAGAGGCGGTACGAGCGGGACATGATCTTCGTCGACACCAATATCTTCATGTACGCGGTCGGGCGCCCGCATCCACTTCGGACGGCGGCACGGGATTTCTTCCTCATGTGCAACGGGAATCGGACACCCCTGTGTACGTCGGCGGAGGTCTTGCAGGAGTTGGTCCATGCGTATCTTCCCGTTGCCAGATTGGATGCGCTCGATGCGGCGATTGCACTGTTGGTACGATCCCGGGTGCAGGTGTGGCCGCTCGAGGACGGAGATGTCACGTTGGCCCGGCAACTGCATGAGCAATTTCCCGCGCTGGGTGCCCGCGACCTCTGCCATCTCGCCAGTTGCCGCAGGCGCGGTGTGAGCAAGGTCATGACCTTCGATCGAGCACTCCGGGCCGTCACCGGGGCGCCGGAGAGATAAGGGTCAACGCCACGCAATGCCCGGGAAAACGTAACGGTTGTCCGTGCCGGTTCCATTGGTGGACCATCCAACAGACAGACGGGTCCGACGGCTCCGTGGGCGTCCGTCGGGTCGTCGCCTTCATCGTAAAAGCGCTTCCATCAATGAATCTCCGCATCTGATAAGCACGGCTCTTTTTGCCTGGCCACGCAGCCGTATCTTCTTGGCACGGAGGTCTTTGAGCGCTTTCCGACGGATCCCTTTCCCATGCGCCAAAATCGGAACCAATCGGAACGAAACTTCTTGTGGAAGCCACGCATCAGCCATTCTCGCGCCTCCCTCAAGCTGTTCCAGTACCGTGCTGGCCCTCAGTCCACCACTCTTGAGTTCGATCGGCGCCACGGAGTTCACATCACTTCCTGAGCCGAAGAACAAGTAGTCGCACCGTTTCCATCCATTCGGGATTTGCAAACCGTCGCAGTCCAGATCGACGATGACGCGAGACGGCGGCAGACCTTTTCTCAGATCAACTCGGCATCCGCCTCTATCGCAACGAGTCGTACAGCACGCGTCCGGTACTTGGTTGGCAACCGCTACAACCCAGTCCATTCATTCGACGCCACGATCTTGGACGTGATTGTAGATTTTCGCATTTTCGTTATACAGGGCCTCGCTGACGGCATCGTAGTCGGTCGGATAGAGCCCGATCTCTTCATCCAGCTTCACTTCCTCCACTATGGATCCTTCCGGGTAAGATTTCTGCTTGAACAGCCATGCACCCACGTCGTCCGGAGACAGGGCAACGTTGGTGCCGGCGATCTCCTTGCGACGAGTAGCGGAGAGTGCAGAGCGTTGCACGGTGTTGGCGAGTTCCTCAAGCACCCACTCGCTGTGCGTAGTGACGATCAACCGGACGCCAGAACGGACGATCGCCGCCAGTTGCCGGGTGAATTCCACCTGCATGGCCGGATGCAGGTGCGATTCCGGTTCCTCGATGATGAGCACGCTGCCGGGGACGACCACATGTCGCAGATACAAAACAATCGGGGCGATTTCTGACACCATTGAAGATGCATTAATCAACGGCAGAGTGTCCTTCCATCCCTCTGGACGATAGGTGAAGCGTGGGTAGCCGATCAGTTCCGAGCGGTCCACGTTTACCGATCCGCCGAGAATGTTCTCTTCGATGTCCTTCTCGAGTTCGCGGCGAGGCTTGCTCCGTTGATGCTGCGGGTTGTCGAACTCGATCAGTTGCCGAAGGAAATCCGCCACCACGCCCGAAAGCATGGGTGTGCGGGTAGGGGGACGGAGCCCGGTCATCGGCGCGTTTCCGATCACGGCGCTGACGATCGAGCCGTGCGCGTGCATGACGCCGGTCCGGTCTGCGGGAAGATAGAATGCAGGGAGATGGAGCGGGCCCGTGGCCTGACGCAGGTCGGAATCCCGCACGATTTCCATCAGTTGCCAGGCGAAAGAATCTCCATGTTCGTGCACCGAGTCAGACACATGTTCGACCTTGAACTCATCCTCTGCATCGATCCGTATCGCCGTTCCTTCGGGCATTTTCGTCGTGAACTCGGCTCCCTGTGACTTGAGCACCAACTTGTGTACAGCGGGCTTCGAGTGGTTCGAGAAATGTCGCCGCATGACGATAACCCCCTGACTGCATCCTTTACGGACCAGCGCCGTGAGTTCGCCGATGCCGAAGCAGCGAGCGATTTCATTGCCGATTTCATGGCCCCGTTTGAGCGCGTCGAATCTGGAACGAATGAAGTCCACGACCTCGGCAGGCAGCAAGTCAGACAACTTGGCGTCTCGGGTGCTCTGTTCCACGGCCTTGACCAGAGCATCCACGGCTTTCCGGGCCCGGACGTTCCGGCTGTCGGCTCGTGGCGTCCCGTACGGGCGGTAGTAACGACGACTGGGCCGCGTGACTTCGCTGAAATACCGGTGCAGCGCATAGATCAGAATCGCCAAGTAGGACTTGCCGGTGTTGCTGGGTCCGACGAAAACGGTCAGCGGGCGCAGATCAACCTCGGCCTTAGCAATGGGCCCGAAGTCCGTCACCTTGAGTTCAAGATTGGCTTGTTCATGGGGCTCGGTCATCTGCCCGCTCTCCAATTCTTTCTCATTTTGGCAGTTCCGCTCGTTCCAACAGCCGCTTCAAGTTGAACCGGACAGCCGTTTGGTCGGATCGTATCTCGCGCTGGTCGAGAACCCGCAAGCCTTTAGTTTACATCGAAAGCTACCCCGGCTGGACGGGCTGACTTCAGAAGAAACGGACATCTCGCCGCCCACCCAGGAGCGGTCAGTTCGACAGGCCAGGTGAGAAAGTGGCTCATCACCCGCCCGCAGCATGTGCATCGGGAATCGGGTGCCTCCGTGCACGACGGCGGAGATCCCACGGGAGTTGATTCACGCGTATCTGCCAATCGCGAGAGCGGAGGCGGCCGATGCGGCGGTGGCGCTGGTAGCCCGGTCCTGGGTGCAAGTACGGCCGCTGGAGGAGAGGATGTCACGTTGGCATAGAGAAACGGATGAGATCAGCCCGCTTCCGGTCTTGCCGTCCCACCGGAATTGGCCATCTTTGATCCACCCTCCCCCCGTCCAACGCCGTCCGCCTGTTCCTCTGGCTTTCCGAAATCATTGGGGAAATTCCAGGACCGACCGCGCCTTGACCCATTGATCGTGAGGGATATTCTGGCCCAAACTGGTTCAAATTATGGGCCGTAGAAAGAGACGCCGTACGAATCAATTTACGGTCAGGGGACTCGGAAACGACTTGACGAACAGGAAAAAAGGCCTGACAAGATTTGTGGGAACCTCTTTGAATCAGACTGTGTTGACGCTGCTCCGCAAGGGTGTCGGTTCAGATTTCCAGTCCCCAAACCGCGAGGAATAGGAACCACAATGGCAATACTGGTCTGTCGTGTTGCATGGATGCCGAGTTACAAAGCGGACGATGAGCCGGCGAGGGGCGGCGGGAGTTATGTTGACGAAGGAAACATGCCTCATGAGTCGCTCAATTTCCTGCCGGTCGACGGTACCTACTATGGATATGTGATGAACGACGGACAGAAGCTCTCTCTTGAGAGGCTCGGTAGCAGAAAGGCGGACCAGAAGACTAATGGAGTCTTGGTTGTCTTTTGCGCGACGAACCCTAAAACCGGTAAGCAGTTGGTGACGGGGTGGTACACTGATGCGACCGTCTATCGCCTTCCAATCAAGAGACCTGAAGATAGGTTGGATCGGGATGCCTACTTCACGGCGACCAATGCAGTCTTGGTCGCCGAGGCCGAGAGGCGTTTCCGTATCCCCGGAGCCAGAGATAAGCCTCGAAGACCCTTCGGCGGCATCGGGCAGAGCAATATCTGGTACGGACTGAACGAAGATAGTTCCGAGGATTTCCGCGAGTCGCTAAACAAGTACATGTCAGACGTCGAGTCCGGAATGCCGGTGAAACGGCGGGAGATGCATCCTTTAAACCAGATTCTCTACGGACCGCCGGGGACCGGAAAAACTTGGAACGCAGTTAAACATGCGATGGCGGTCGTGACGGGCGCCGGGTTAGACGAAATCGACGACGAAGATCGGGGTCAGTTTCATGCGCTTCGGTTCGACCCCAAGACGCGTACCGGTCAGATTGCAATGGTGACGTTTCATCAAAGCTTTTCCTACGAGGACTTTGTCGAAGGCATCCGACCGAGATTGGACGGTGAAAAAGTCGGTTACGAACTTCGGGACGGCATTTTCAAGCGAATTGCGAATGCTGCTCGGAAGGACGAGGACCCGGAAAAACGCTACGTCCTGATCATCGACGAGATCAACCGGGGGAACATACCCAAAATATTCGGTGAACTCATCACGCTGGTCGAAGACTCCAAGCGATTGGGCAAGGCCGATGGAATGAGCGTGATCTTGCCGTATTCCAACGAGGACTTCGGCGTGCCGAGCAAGCTCTACATTATCGGCACCATGAATACGGCGGACCGTTCCATCCTGCTGCTCGACACGGCTTTGAGGCGCCGGTTTGACTTCGTCGAAATGATGCCCAAACTGGACCACAAGCGCATTTCTGCCAATGTTGGCGGGGTGGAACTCCGTAAGCTCCTCAAGGCAATGAATGAACGTATCTCGTTGCTGCTGGATCGCGAACATCAGATCGGCCACACCTACCTTTTCGGCGTGACCGACCTGAAATCCCTGTCCGACAAGTTCCAAAACAAGATTTTCCCGCTCTTGCAGGAGTACTTCTACGACGACTGGTCAAAGATCCGCGAAGTTCTCGGTGGAGCGGGTTTTGTCTCCGAGCAGAAGTTGGGCTATGCGCGACGGCTCAGGAGTACGGAATTCGTGGATGAGGATCGATCGATTTACGAGCGACTACCGAACGACGACCGGAAATGGACCGACCCCGACGAATACAAGAAAATCTATTCTGACGGCAGTGGTATCGAGTTGTCCTGATGCCCGGCGTCTACTCGATCAAGGAACATGAACCGATTCGCACCAATGGCCGACTCAGCGAACGCGACATAGAAGATCTCAAGGGCTTCGCCCGGTCGAATCAGTACGACCAGCAAGGCAATTACCGTCCCGTTCTTCAGTTCGACAGAAGCGGTGGTCTGCGGGCCGGCAACTACGTCGGCATCATCACCACGAAGCGCCGAAACATCGTGGAGATCCTTCCCAAGATCGATTTCGCCGGCAAGGCGGACCCTGACCACGAGGAGACCCGGCGCATCTTCCTGAACATGCTGCGTTCGTCTCGGCGGTTGCGGGCGGCGGCACAGTTCCGCTACAGCGCCATCCGCGCCCTGAGGCGGTTCCCCATGCTGGATGTGTTCGTGCGCCTCTTTCTCGAGAACCTGGGGTTGTTGGTCCGCGGCGGCCTCGGCCGGAGGTATCGGCGAGTGGAGGAGAATCTGCCCTACCTGCGGGGCCGTCTCCTGTTCCGGGATCAAATCAGGGAGAATCTGATCGACCAATCGCGATTTTTCGTGCGGCACGACGAACTCAGCGTCAATCGCCCCGCCAATCGGCTCATTCAGAGCACGCTCTCCACGCTCAAGCCTGTCGTGCGAAACGAGGGGAACCGGCAACTAATCCGGAACCTGGAAACGTCCTTCATCGAGGTGCCGCCAGCGAGAGACCTACGCGCCGATTGGCGCAAACACAGCGTGGACCGCTCCATGCAGCACTACAAGCCGGTCATGCGGTGGGTCGGCCTGTTTCTGTTCAACCAGGGCCTGACAACCTGGTCCGGCAGCCACGTGAATCAGTCGCTGCTGTTTCCCATGGAGGAGGTCTACGAGGACTTCGTCACCCACAGTTTTCGGCGCCATCAGGACAGATTTACGGTGACTTCCCAGGGTCCACAAAGACCCATGGCTTGTATC from Acidobacteriota bacterium includes these protein-coding regions:
- a CDS encoding antitoxin; amino-acid sequence: MARVQLLIPDEDRDRFVHQARMEGMSLSAWLRAAARQRLADKQRTVPFESAEDLQRFFRECDALEGPKVEPDWEEHLEVINESRRGGTSGT
- a CDS encoding type II toxin-antitoxin system VapC family toxin codes for the protein MIFVDTNIFMYAVGRPHPLRTAARDFFLMCNGNRTPLCTSAEVLQELVHAYLPVARLDALDAAIALLVRSRVQVWPLEDGDVTLARQLHEQFPALGARDLCHLASCRRRGVSKVMTFDRALRAVTGAPER
- a CDS encoding AAA family ATPase encodes the protein MTEPHEQANLELKVTDFGPIAKAEVDLRPLTVFVGPSNTGKSYLAILIYALHRYFSEVTRPSRRYYRPYGTPRADSRNVRARKAVDALVKAVEQSTRDAKLSDLLPAEVVDFIRSRFDALKRGHEIGNEIARCFGIGELTALVRKGCSQGVIVMRRHFSNHSKPAVHKLVLKSQGAEFTTKMPEGTAIRIDAEDEFKVEHVSDSVHEHGDSFAWQLMEIVRDSDLRQATGPLHLPAFYLPADRTGVMHAHGSIVSAVIGNAPMTGLRPPTRTPMLSGVVADFLRQLIEFDNPQHQRSKPRRELEKDIEENILGGSVNVDRSELIGYPRFTYRPEGWKDTLPLINASSMVSEIAPIVLYLRHVVVPGSVLIIEEPESHLHPAMQVEFTRQLAAIVRSGVRLIVTTHSEWVLEELANTVQRSALSATRRKEIAGTNVALSPDDVGAWLFKQKSYPEGSIVEEVKLDEEIGLYPTDYDAVSEALYNENAKIYNHVQDRGVE
- a CDS encoding AAA family ATPase, with translation MAILVCRVAWMPSYKADDEPARGGGSYVDEGNMPHESLNFLPVDGTYYGYVMNDGQKLSLERLGSRKADQKTNGVLVVFCATNPKTGKQLVTGWYTDATVYRLPIKRPEDRLDRDAYFTATNAVLVAEAERRFRIPGARDKPRRPFGGIGQSNIWYGLNEDSSEDFRESLNKYMSDVESGMPVKRREMHPLNQILYGPPGTGKTWNAVKHAMAVVTGAGLDEIDDEDRGQFHALRFDPKTRTGQIAMVTFHQSFSYEDFVEGIRPRLDGEKVGYELRDGIFKRIANAARKDEDPEKRYVLIIDEINRGNIPKIFGELITLVEDSKRLGKADGMSVILPYSNEDFGVPSKLYIIGTMNTADRSILLLDTALRRRFDFVEMMPKLDHKRISANVGGVELRKLLKAMNERISLLLDREHQIGHTYLFGVTDLKSLSDKFQNKIFPLLQEYFYDDWSKIREVLGGAGFVSEQKLGYARRLRSTEFVDEDRSIYERLPNDDRKWTDPDEYKKIYSDGSGIELS